A window from Flavobacterium gyeonganense encodes these proteins:
- a CDS encoding taurine catabolism dioxygenase TauD produces the protein MKAQSIISIERPTDEPLSFDIPTKPLIIEITPQERNILSNVGSLLMKAFGNYENPEYISSLHLHAFQLLPERITRILSQFGTDFSAEQYGAIVFKGLLEVDQDDLGPTPPNWQGADYGKLNKYGFICSLLHGAVPSKPVQYYAQRKGGGLMHAVIPDEKMSMTQTGSGSKTDLFVHTEDAFLSHQADFLSFLYLRNEERVPSTLYSIRSHGEINDVMKKLFEPIYQCPKDANYEDEDTSDSGPLASVLYGNRELPFIRFDAAEQIFNENAGQSSEALNNLMDFWDEAKTLINSDYIPNSGDLIFVNNHLCAHGRSAFVAGQRIENGEIIKCERRQMLRMMSKTSLIHIRAVTQTNNPYFIMEEHLGKIFDLDEI, from the coding sequence ATGAAAGCACAATCAATTATTTCAATTGAAAGACCTACTGATGAACCATTGTCTTTTGATATTCCTACAAAGCCTTTAATAATAGAAATAACACCTCAGGAGAGAAATATTTTATCTAATGTGGGCAGCCTTTTGATGAAAGCATTTGGCAATTATGAAAATCCTGAATATATATCGTCTCTTCATCTCCATGCTTTTCAATTATTACCGGAACGTATTACCCGAATTTTGAGTCAGTTTGGAACCGATTTTTCAGCTGAACAATATGGTGCAATTGTCTTTAAAGGACTTTTAGAAGTCGATCAGGATGATTTGGGACCCACTCCACCAAACTGGCAGGGAGCAGATTATGGAAAGTTAAATAAATATGGTTTTATCTGTTCGCTGCTTCACGGAGCCGTACCTTCTAAACCTGTGCAGTATTATGCTCAAAGAAAGGGTGGCGGACTCATGCATGCTGTAATTCCGGATGAAAAAATGTCTATGACGCAGACAGGATCCGGCTCTAAAACGGATTTATTTGTGCATACTGAGGATGCCTTTTTATCACATCAGGCCGATTTTTTGAGTTTTCTTTATCTAAGAAATGAAGAAAGAGTGCCTTCAACGTTATATTCTATTCGTTCGCATGGAGAGATTAATGACGTAATGAAAAAGCTATTTGAACCTATTTATCAGTGTCCAAAAGATGCCAATTATGAAGATGAAGATACTTCAGACTCCGGACCATTAGCGTCTGTATTGTACGGAAACAGAGAACTTCCTTTTATTCGTTTTGATGCTGCTGAGCAAATTTTTAATGAAAATGCCGGACAGTCATCTGAAGCCCTTAATAACTTAATGGATTTTTGGGACGAAGCAAAAACGCTGATTAATAGTGATTACATTCCTAACTCAGGAGATCTTATTTTTGTAAACAATCATTTGTGCGCGCATGGACGAAGTGCTTTTGTTGCCGGCCAGCGAATAGAAAATGGCGAGATTATAAAATGTGAACGCAGGCAGATGCTCAGAATGATGAGTAAAACAAGTCTTATTCACATCAGAGCTGTCACACAAACCAATAATCCTTATTTTATTATGGAAGAACACTTAGGGAAAATATTTGATCTGGATGAAATTTAG
- a CDS encoding nitroreductase family protein — protein MKIKDNPSKTGVSDYSDKSKKNSENIRNRRSIFGDQFAKGELPDELLDEILINATWAPNHKMTEPWRFVVLRGKYLEKYGEYMANYYKDYYAKELTPEALDKKLDFLRNYPLNAVCLIGIILVRNTKINLPEWEEIAAVSSAVQNMALTCTANNIGSYWSTKNVAIDYVSEFGLAENEKSLGLLYLGYYAENLKISKKKRTPLSKKVIYLQ, from the coding sequence ATGAAAATTAAAGACAATCCCAGTAAAACCGGAGTTTCAGATTATTCTGATAAATCAAAAAAAAATTCAGAAAATATTCGAAACAGAAGAAGCATTTTTGGTGATCAATTTGCAAAGGGAGAATTGCCTGATGAACTTCTCGACGAAATTTTAATAAACGCTACCTGGGCACCTAATCACAAAATGACTGAACCCTGGAGATTCGTTGTTTTAAGAGGAAAGTATCTAGAAAAATATGGCGAATACATGGCCAATTATTACAAAGACTACTATGCAAAGGAACTCACACCTGAGGCATTAGACAAAAAACTGGATTTTCTCCGAAACTATCCTTTGAATGCGGTCTGTTTGATCGGAATAATACTCGTTCGAAACACCAAGATCAATCTTCCTGAATGGGAAGAAATTGCTGCTGTATCATCTGCTGTACAAAATATGGCACTAACGTGTACAGCTAACAATATTGGAAGTTACTGGAGTACCAAAAATGTGGCTATTGATTATGTGAGCGAATTTGGTCTTGCTGAAAACGAAAAGTCTTTAGGTCTTCTCTATCTGGGATATTATGCGGAGAATTTAAAAATATCCAAAAAGAAGAGAACTCCTTTATCTAAAAAAGTGATTTATCTGCAATAA
- a CDS encoding pyridoxal phosphate-dependent decarboxylase family protein yields MNNTLMNDEAQKKSVLTPDQDYYKDIFHQHANDEYAEAIQLAQNRVSDFLQNNRKPFSGIRPDEMKSKVENVDLDTPLPDYESLLNEADELYVKHATAYHLPEYIAHLNCPVVIPALAAEVLISAINSSQDTYDQSAGGTFIERKLIDWTSKQIGYSENADGIFTAGGSQSNLMGLLLARDYFSLEYQKWNIKLDGLPHDASKFRIFVSDKAHFSNHKNAWILGLGEQAIVHVGVDSRYRMDPKQLEKAIAAEIEKGNIPIAITATAGTTDFGNVDPLTEIAHIANRHNLWLHVDAAYGCGLLLTEKYRYLLNGIELADSVTIDYHKSFFQPISSSAFIVKNKLHLNIIKHHADYLNPKEQDYDALPAQINKSIIQSTRRFDALKLWFTLRYMGKEKLGQYTDTIIETAQQTANYLENDENFELLCHSDMGVLVFRYINGLDPANYCSINQYIKEKLFFSGEVLVASTKVNGNFYLKFTIFNPLTTLNDIKNILNLIKQNGNEYQQLN; encoded by the coding sequence ATGAACAACACATTAATGAATGATGAGGCACAAAAAAAATCGGTGCTTACACCCGATCAGGATTATTATAAAGATATTTTTCATCAACATGCTAATGATGAATATGCTGAAGCCATACAATTAGCGCAAAACCGTGTTTCGGACTTTCTACAAAACAACCGAAAACCTTTCAGCGGAATCAGACCTGATGAAATGAAATCTAAAGTAGAAAATGTAGATTTAGACACTCCCCTTCCCGATTATGAAAGCCTGCTTAATGAAGCAGATGAACTGTATGTAAAACATGCTACAGCCTATCATTTACCAGAATATATTGCGCATTTAAATTGCCCTGTGGTAATTCCGGCACTGGCAGCCGAAGTATTGATTAGCGCCATAAATTCATCTCAGGATACTTATGATCAGAGCGCCGGAGGTACTTTTATTGAACGAAAATTAATCGACTGGACCAGCAAACAAATTGGTTATTCTGAAAATGCGGATGGTATTTTTACTGCCGGAGGTTCCCAAAGTAATTTAATGGGATTATTACTTGCAAGAGATTATTTTTCTCTTGAATATCAAAAATGGAACATCAAACTTGACGGCCTTCCGCATGATGCGAGTAAGTTTAGAATTTTTGTTTCGGATAAGGCACATTTCAGTAATCATAAAAATGCATGGATTTTGGGACTTGGCGAACAAGCCATTGTTCACGTTGGTGTAGATTCGAGATATCGAATGGATCCTAAACAGCTTGAAAAAGCAATTGCTGCAGAAATAGAAAAAGGCAATATTCCGATTGCTATTACAGCCACAGCGGGAACTACAGATTTTGGAAATGTCGATCCATTAACTGAAATAGCCCATATTGCCAACCGTCACAATTTATGGCTTCATGTTGACGCCGCTTATGGCTGCGGATTATTGCTGACAGAAAAATACAGATATCTTTTAAACGGTATCGAACTTGCAGATTCCGTAACCATTGACTATCACAAGTCTTTCTTTCAGCCAATTAGCAGCAGTGCATTCATCGTAAAAAATAAACTCCATCTTAACATTATCAAGCATCACGCCGATTATTTGAATCCAAAAGAGCAGGATTATGACGCACTTCCGGCGCAAATCAACAAATCCATTATTCAGAGTACCCGTCGTTTTGATGCGCTTAAACTTTGGTTTACGCTTCGTTATATGGGTAAAGAAAAGCTTGGGCAATATACGGACACGATCATAGAAACAGCACAACAAACAGCCAATTACCTGGAAAATGATGAAAATTTTGAGCTTTTATGCCACTCAGATATGGGCGTATTGGTCTTCCGTTACATCAACGGTCTTGATCCGGCTAATTATTGCAGCATCAATCAGTACATCAAAGAAAAATTATTTTTTAGCGGAGAAGTTTTGGTTGCCAGCACTAAAGTAAATGGAAATTTCTATCTCAAATTCACCATTTTCAATCCTTTGACTACGCTTAATGACATCAAAAATATACTTAACCTCATTAAACAAAACGGAAATGAATACCAACAACTCAACTAA
- a CDS encoding GNAT family N-acetyltransferase has translation MNTNNSTNFQQLAEQVSFKSLLNCYCREFRNWSRYEGIPKYDPALADYMQTINHKSFLRFDFTDIGQEVFAPLTYFSESGVHSFGFPVVARNAASDQIKEISPLDFVEFVAAFAKKEYPELDSLPTQKRMQNSIDNLAFYLAQYKENNLVANNPEQSFIESEQSLILGHSVHPLPKSREGFTHEELKKYSPETAGKFPLHFFLIHPDNVLEKSAEEYLMTSYLRNEISKYAHNSTKELLTLYPEWKVVPTHPWEAEYLLNQAEVKEMQSKKLLFSLGQFGPSYTATSSVRTVYNAESEWMYKFSLHVKITNSYRVNYLHELNRGYDAGKLMKTEWGKGIEKEYPEVQLICDPAFIAVVYKDIVIDGFSTSVRQNPFHGANARKNVSMVASLCQDGVLGESARILNIINESAKRLDKDVSDVAIEWFKQYLKVTLHPLVGIFNKYGFGAEFHQQNILIEFDDLLFPSKMYFRDNQGYFFREGIVEELQKIIPDFGSESRSFIAESRIINLWGYYFLVNHLFGIVNALGKNKLADESQLLTLIYEAFKTEEPSDTTGLASHFLNSIQLFAKCNLLTSLNNMDEASAPRTNPAVYLNYPNPLNKYFFSKKLINPKGKDLVFSRYFEKENTTITLRPVDPDRDLEMLHEWFHREHALKIWQMNWLIKDLELFYRTLLPGDISHSYIGEVNGEPTFNMEVYWANRDIVGGYYDSLPSDYGTHLFIAPTDSKLKFTSAVTQSMMDFVFAEAKVGKMVGEGAVDSIASMLNKAHVGFKIEKVIEMPHKKANLNYCYREWYWQKFPAAKGFQKIPVSAPQV, from the coding sequence ATGAATACCAACAACTCAACTAATTTTCAACAGCTGGCAGAGCAGGTTAGTTTTAAATCCCTGCTGAATTGTTATTGCAGGGAATTCAGGAACTGGAGCCGTTATGAAGGTATTCCGAAATACGATCCGGCTTTAGCAGATTATATGCAGACCATCAATCATAAATCATTTCTCCGATTTGATTTTACTGATATCGGACAGGAAGTTTTTGCGCCTTTGACTTATTTTTCAGAAAGCGGGGTTCATTCTTTTGGATTTCCAGTTGTTGCACGTAATGCTGCTTCTGATCAAATCAAAGAAATTAGTCCTTTGGATTTTGTAGAATTTGTTGCTGCATTTGCTAAAAAAGAATATCCTGAACTGGATTCGCTTCCTACTCAAAAACGCATGCAAAACAGCATTGATAATCTGGCTTTTTATCTCGCTCAATACAAAGAGAATAATCTTGTAGCCAATAATCCTGAACAATCGTTTATTGAATCAGAACAGTCATTGATTTTAGGACATAGTGTGCATCCCCTTCCTAAAAGCAGGGAAGGTTTTACTCATGAAGAACTGAAAAAATATTCTCCGGAAACGGCGGGGAAATTTCCTTTGCATTTTTTCCTTATCCACCCGGATAATGTGCTCGAAAAAAGTGCTGAAGAATATCTGATGACGAGTTATCTCAGAAATGAAATTTCAAAATATGCACATAACAGCACTAAAGAATTACTAACTTTATATCCCGAATGGAAAGTAGTTCCAACACATCCATGGGAAGCTGAGTATTTATTAAATCAGGCTGAAGTGAAAGAAATGCAGTCGAAAAAACTGCTGTTCAGTCTGGGGCAATTCGGACCATCGTATACGGCTACCTCATCAGTTCGTACGGTATACAATGCCGAAAGTGAATGGATGTATAAATTTTCACTTCATGTAAAAATCACCAACTCATATCGTGTCAATTATCTTCATGAATTAAACCGTGGTTATGATGCCGGCAAACTCATGAAAACAGAATGGGGAAAAGGAATTGAAAAAGAGTATCCAGAAGTACAGCTCATCTGTGATCCGGCTTTTATTGCAGTTGTTTATAAAGATATAGTTATTGACGGTTTTAGTACCAGCGTACGCCAAAATCCTTTTCACGGGGCAAATGCCAGAAAAAATGTAAGCATGGTTGCCTCTTTATGTCAGGATGGTGTTTTGGGCGAATCAGCCAGAATACTGAATATCATTAACGAATCAGCAAAAAGGCTTGACAAAGATGTTTCTGATGTTGCTATTGAATGGTTTAAACAATATCTTAAAGTTACTTTGCATCCGTTAGTGGGTATCTTTAATAAATACGGATTTGGAGCAGAATTTCATCAGCAAAACATCCTTATTGAATTTGATGACCTTCTTTTCCCGTCTAAAATGTATTTCAGGGATAATCAGGGTTATTTTTTCCGTGAGGGAATAGTAGAAGAATTACAAAAGATAATTCCGGATTTTGGCAGCGAAAGCAGGTCTTTTATAGCCGAAAGCCGAATAATTAACCTCTGGGGATATTATTTTTTAGTAAATCATCTTTTTGGAATTGTAAATGCTTTAGGCAAAAACAAACTGGCCGATGAGTCACAACTCCTCACCCTGATATATGAGGCATTCAAAACAGAAGAGCCTTCTGACACTACAGGTCTGGCTTCTCATTTTCTAAACAGCATTCAACTGTTTGCAAAATGCAATCTGCTGACCAGTCTTAACAATATGGATGAAGCGAGTGCTCCAAGAACCAATCCGGCGGTATATTTAAATTATCCAAATCCGTTAAACAAGTACTTCTTTTCTAAGAAACTGATTAATCCGAAAGGAAAGGATCTGGTTTTTAGCCGATACTTCGAAAAGGAAAACACAACTATAACCTTACGTCCGGTAGATCCTGACCGGGATTTGGAAATGCTGCACGAATGGTTTCATCGTGAACATGCTCTCAAAATCTGGCAAATGAACTGGCTAATCAAGGATTTGGAACTGTTTTACCGCACCCTGCTTCCGGGAGATATTTCACACAGTTATATCGGCGAAGTTAATGGCGAACCTACCTTCAACATGGAAGTATACTGGGCGAACCGTGACATTGTTGGAGGTTATTATGACTCTCTCCCTTCCGATTACGGAACGCATTTGTTTATCGCTCCAACAGATTCCAAATTAAAATTCACTTCTGCTGTAACCCAATCTATGATGGATTTTGTATTTGCAGAAGCCAAAGTTGGAAAAATGGTGGGCGAAGGAGCTGTAGATTCAATAGCATCAATGCTGAATAAAGCCCATGTTGGATTCAAAATTGAAAAAGTAATTGAAATGCCGCATAAAAAAGCCAACCTCAATTATTGCTACAGAGAATGGTATTGGCAAAAATTTCCTGCTGCCAAAGGCTTTCAGAAAATTCCGGTTTCAGCACCTCAGGTTTAA
- a CDS encoding lysine N(6)-hydroxylase/L-ornithine N(5)-oxygenase family protein, whose protein sequence is MSTEKIYSVIGIGIGPFNLGLAALMEPVDELSSLFFDQSFSFDWHPGLMLNNATLQVPFLGDLVTMADPTSPYTFLNFIKESGRLYKFYIRENFFIFRREYNEYCKWVASKLDNLKFSHKVVSLDYVDGLYKVIVMNTETCITSTYYAEKIVLGTGTSPYIPDFIEKQELPNVIHASKYLYSKSRIKNNNSVTIIGSGQSAAEVFRDLLPETENGLQLKWYTRSSHFFPLDNKSKLTLELTSPEYVDHFHSLSYEKRKQLLARQHGLYKGIDQELINEIFDSLYEMSLENKPLNVELRSNLRLATVTENADSSYTMDFIHTELEQPFQDQSDYIILATGYSYKEPDIIKGIENKINRLENGLFNVNRNYTIDKDGKDIFVQNAELHTHGLSTPDLGMGPYRNSCIINQLTNREVYKVEKRIAFQEFGVLKSTADFLQKDAMASINEQLDIEALLKTN, encoded by the coding sequence ATGAGTACAGAAAAAATATATTCGGTCATAGGTATTGGGATTGGTCCTTTTAATCTTGGTCTTGCCGCCCTTATGGAGCCGGTAGACGAACTTTCATCACTGTTTTTTGATCAGTCATTCAGTTTTGACTGGCATCCGGGTCTAATGTTAAATAACGCCACACTTCAGGTTCCGTTTTTAGGAGATTTAGTTACAATGGCAGATCCCACAAGCCCATATACGTTCCTGAATTTTATCAAAGAAAGCGGACGTTTGTATAAATTCTACATCCGTGAAAATTTCTTTATTTTCAGGAGAGAATACAATGAATATTGCAAATGGGTAGCTTCCAAACTTGATAATCTAAAATTCTCTCACAAAGTAGTTTCTCTGGATTATGTTGATGGTTTGTACAAAGTAATTGTGATGAATACAGAAACCTGTATCACCTCAACCTATTATGCCGAAAAAATTGTTTTAGGAACAGGAACTTCTCCATACATTCCCGATTTTATCGAGAAACAGGAACTGCCAAATGTGATTCATGCATCGAAATATTTATATTCCAAATCAAGAATCAAAAACAACAATTCGGTTACTATTATTGGTTCGGGTCAAAGTGCTGCAGAAGTATTTCGCGATCTTTTACCGGAAACTGAAAACGGTTTACAGCTCAAATGGTACACCCGTTCCTCCCACTTCTTTCCTTTGGATAACAAATCAAAACTGACGCTGGAACTTACTTCACCTGAATATGTGGATCATTTTCATAGTTTGTCTTACGAAAAACGCAAACAGCTTCTTGCAAGACAACACGGACTTTATAAAGGAATTGATCAGGAATTAATCAATGAAATATTTGACAGTCTTTATGAAATGAGTTTAGAAAACAAGCCTTTGAATGTGGAATTGCGTTCCAATCTGCGCCTCGCAACTGTTACTGAAAATGCGGACAGTTCTTACACTATGGACTTTATTCATACCGAACTTGAACAGCCGTTTCAGGACCAGAGTGATTATATTATTCTGGCAACAGGTTACAGTTACAAAGAACCGGATATCATTAAAGGAATTGAAAACAAAATTAACCGTCTTGAAAACGGCTTATTCAATGTCAATCGCAATTATACCATTGATAAAGACGGAAAAGACATCTTTGTTCAGAATGCAGAACTGCATACCCACGGCCTTTCAACTCCTGACTTAGGCATGGGACCTTATCGAAATTCCTGCATTATTAACCAACTAACCAATCGTGAAGTTTATAAAGTTGAAAAACGAATCGCCTTCCAGGAATTTGGCGTACTGAAATCAACAGCTGATTTTTTACAAAAGGATGCTATGGCAAGCATCAACGAACAATTAGATATCGAGGCCTTACTAAAAACAAATTAA
- a CDS encoding IucA/IucC family protein yields the protein MITPENIFNDTKHLDTEIWNKVNRNLLAKSISELMREDLAKPEIISKQEDGLTHFRLAADKENLFYTFSAYPRFINYWHIVKESIRRNEDGQESSTIDVPNFFIELQETFGINSFTLAHYAEELLHTLYADAFIHSQKRLSASELADADFQNIEHSLDGHPWVIVNKGRIGFDSQDYQNFTPESGQNTRLVWLAAHKSRTTFRLLESMDQQRFFEDELGKEKINSFRAVLTQAEVNPDDYIFIPVHSWQWQNKLVMQFAHDIAAKFLIPLGLSDDWYSPQQSIRTFFNQSRPDRHYVKTAISILNTSHIRGLCAKQLSIAPKLTSWIKNLLEKDLHLQNMGVVLLGEVVSVSYTHPSYSKIENPPYQYNEFLGAMWRESPINFLKTGENLMTMAALLYVDNQGKSMVHELIEKSDLSTEQWLKAYMTAYLKPVLQIYYQHSLCIDPHGQNVILILKDYVPVRIALQDFVGDILINEEGKKKLPQEFIDNMFNASPNPENAPLVILIAVFDAFFRYLSDVLITTADYSEVSFWNCVYEIITEYQEEHPELQDMFEKYDLMIPEFKRLIFNSRRLFNGYEETSGFPHMKKSGFIPNPLYQLVTSELATLKENS from the coding sequence ATGATAACTCCTGAAAATATATTCAACGACACCAAACATCTCGACACAGAAATCTGGAATAAAGTCAACCGAAATCTACTGGCTAAAAGTATCTCTGAACTGATGCGCGAAGATCTGGCAAAACCGGAAATCATAAGCAAACAAGAAGATGGCCTGACTCATTTTAGATTAGCAGCTGATAAAGAAAACCTTTTCTATACTTTTTCTGCCTATCCAAGATTTATCAATTACTGGCATATTGTAAAGGAAAGCATCCGCAGAAATGAAGACGGACAGGAATCAAGTACAATTGATGTTCCTAATTTCTTTATCGAACTTCAGGAAACTTTTGGTATAAATTCCTTTACGCTGGCTCATTATGCAGAAGAATTACTGCATACTTTATACGCTGATGCTTTTATCCATTCTCAGAAACGTTTGTCGGCTTCGGAATTGGCAGATGCCGATTTTCAAAACATAGAGCACAGTCTGGATGGACATCCGTGGGTAATTGTAAACAAAGGACGGATTGGTTTTGATTCGCAGGATTATCAAAACTTCACTCCTGAATCAGGTCAGAATACCCGTTTAGTCTGGCTTGCTGCCCATAAAAGCCGTACTACTTTTCGTTTGTTAGAAAGTATGGATCAACAACGCTTTTTCGAAGATGAACTGGGCAAGGAAAAAATAAATTCTTTTAGAGCTGTACTAACCCAGGCAGAAGTAAATCCGGACGACTACATCTTTATTCCGGTACATTCCTGGCAATGGCAAAATAAACTTGTGATGCAGTTTGCGCATGATATTGCTGCGAAATTCCTGATTCCTTTGGGACTTTCAGATGATTGGTACAGTCCGCAACAAAGCATTCGTACTTTTTTTAACCAGAGTCGGCCAGATAGGCATTATGTAAAAACAGCTATATCGATATTGAATACCAGTCATATCAGAGGATTATGTGCCAAACAATTATCGATTGCTCCTAAACTAACCAGCTGGATAAAGAATTTATTGGAAAAAGATCTCCATCTGCAAAATATGGGGGTCGTACTCTTAGGCGAAGTCGTTTCGGTAAGTTACACACATCCGAGTTACAGTAAAATTGAAAATCCGCCTTATCAGTACAATGAGTTTTTGGGAGCGATGTGGCGGGAAAGTCCAATCAATTTTCTAAAAACCGGAGAAAATCTAATGACGATGGCGGCTTTATTATATGTAGATAATCAGGGCAAAAGTATGGTTCACGAACTGATTGAAAAATCAGATCTTTCTACAGAGCAGTGGTTAAAAGCCTATATGACTGCTTATCTTAAACCCGTATTGCAGATTTATTACCAACATTCTCTATGTATTGATCCGCATGGGCAAAATGTCATCCTTATTTTAAAAGATTATGTGCCTGTCCGTATTGCTTTGCAGGATTTTGTGGGTGATATTTTAATTAATGAAGAAGGGAAGAAAAAACTGCCTCAGGAATTCATTGACAATATGTTTAATGCTTCTCCAAATCCTGAAAATGCTCCATTGGTTATTCTGATAGCGGTTTTTGATGCTTTTTTCAGATACCTGAGCGATGTTTTAATCACAACTGCAGATTATTCGGAAGTTTCATTTTGGAATTGTGTTTACGAAATCATCACAGAATATCAGGAAGAACATCCGGAACTACAAGATATGTTTGAAAAATATGACTTGATGATTCCGGAGTTTAAACGCCTCATTTTTAACAGCCGACGTTTGTTTAATGGGTATGAAGAAACTTCAGGCTTTCCACACATGAAAAAAAGCGGTTTTATTCCCAACCCGTTGTATCAGTTGGTCACATCTGAATTGGCAACTTTAAAAGAAAATTCATGA